In the genome of Deinococcus deserti VCD115, one region contains:
- a CDS encoding NAD(P)-dependent oxidoreductase → MTTTSAFIGLGAMGFPMAAHLARLAQDTGGHALVWNRTPERARAHAAQHASTAVDLQDCAQADVLFSCLPTSAEVDEVIRQLGSRLRPGTVWVDCTSGHPDSARRQREVLSAHGVTFLDAPVSGGTNGAQAGTLTVMVGGPVAEVDAVRPHLAFAGKVVHVGDTGAGFAVKAINNVLLAVNLWAAGEGLAVLGKHGVDIGAALEVINASSGRSNASENLIGQRVLTREFPVTFALGLLAKDAGIALDVVESVKGSAPVLAQTLGLYRAAAQIIGEHEDHSAALKLIERMNAQEIT, encoded by the coding sequence ATGACGACCACCTCTGCATTCATCGGGCTTGGGGCAATGGGCTTCCCGATGGCCGCGCATCTCGCGCGGCTGGCCCAGGACACCGGGGGCCACGCGCTGGTCTGGAACCGTACTCCAGAGCGCGCCCGGGCCCACGCGGCGCAGCACGCGAGCACAGCCGTTGACCTTCAGGACTGTGCTCAGGCCGATGTGCTGTTCAGCTGCCTGCCCACCAGCGCCGAGGTGGATGAGGTCATCCGCCAGCTGGGCTCCCGGCTCCGTCCAGGTACCGTGTGGGTGGACTGTACCAGCGGACATCCGGATTCAGCGCGGCGACAGCGCGAAGTTCTGTCTGCCCATGGCGTGACCTTTCTGGACGCTCCCGTCAGCGGCGGGACCAATGGCGCCCAGGCCGGGACGCTGACGGTCATGGTGGGCGGCCCGGTTGCCGAAGTCGACGCCGTGCGCCCGCATCTGGCGTTTGCCGGCAAGGTCGTGCACGTGGGGGATACGGGTGCAGGTTTCGCCGTCAAGGCGATCAACAACGTCCTGCTGGCCGTCAACCTGTGGGCCGCGGGCGAGGGGCTGGCTGTCCTGGGCAAGCACGGCGTCGATATCGGCGCGGCGCTGGAAGTGATCAATGCCAGCAGTGGGCGCAGCAACGCCAGTGAGAATCTGATCGGACAGCGCGTGCTGACCCGCGAATTTCCGGTGACCTTTGCGCTGGGGTTGCTGGCCAAGGACGCCGGAATTGCCCTGGATGTGGTCGAAAGCGTCAAGGGCAGCGCCCCGGTGCTGGCACAGACCCTCGGCCTGTACCGGGCAGCAGCACAGATTATTGGGGAACATGAGGACCACTCGGCGGCTCTGAAACTCATTGAGCGTATGAACGCACAGGAGATCACATGA
- a CDS encoding TrmH family RNA methyltransferase gives MSGAETITSLQNPHVKRLVRLRNRREREAHGVILIEGARELARAVQGSVPPHTLYCCPELYSPEARSLAATLPGDRLELSRAAFEKVSGRENPDGLLGVADLPAPRLPEPGNDAVLVVLHGLEKPGNVGAILRSADAAGAQGVLVLGRGADPYGPNVIRSSQGSVFTMPVAVLDEGTALEWLSTRGFTTVACTPDAPRTYWDAPLTGRVALLLGTEHAGLPESWRHTDHSVSIPMHEGSGADSLNVATAAALVLFECARQRRVQERGART, from the coding sequence ATGAGCGGCGCTGAGACCATTACCTCCCTGCAGAACCCACACGTCAAGCGGCTGGTGCGTCTGCGTAATCGCCGCGAGCGGGAAGCCCACGGTGTAATTCTGATCGAGGGGGCGCGTGAACTTGCCCGGGCGGTCCAGGGCAGCGTGCCCCCTCACACGCTGTACTGCTGCCCTGAGCTGTACAGCCCGGAGGCCAGGAGCCTGGCTGCCACGCTGCCCGGGGACCGGCTGGAGCTGTCCCGAGCCGCGTTTGAAAAGGTCAGCGGCCGTGAGAATCCCGACGGTCTTCTGGGTGTAGCCGATCTTCCTGCCCCGCGCCTGCCGGAGCCGGGCAACGACGCTGTTCTGGTGGTCCTGCACGGCCTGGAAAAGCCCGGCAACGTGGGGGCTATTCTCCGGAGTGCCGACGCTGCTGGGGCGCAGGGTGTGCTTGTCCTGGGGAGAGGCGCCGATCCTTACGGACCCAACGTGATCCGCTCCAGTCAGGGGAGCGTGTTTACCATGCCGGTGGCTGTCCTGGACGAGGGCACGGCCTTGGAGTGGCTGTCCACGCGAGGCTTTACCACCGTCGCCTGCACTCCGGATGCCCCCCGGACCTACTGGGACGCTCCCCTGACCGGGCGTGTGGCTCTGCTGCTGGGCACGGAGCACGCCGGGCTCCCCGAAAGCTGGCGCCACACGGACCACAGTGTCAGCATTCCCATGCACGAGGGCAGCGGCGCCGACAGCCTGAACGTGGCAACAGCCGCAGCACTGGTGCTGTTCGAATGTGCCCGTCAGCGTCGGGTCCAGGAGCGCGGAGCCCGTACGTGA
- a CDS encoding prohibitin family protein has protein sequence MSDTATTQTRGSSAPVNPPRQVSGRTAFTVGGVVLAGLLLAQGIKVIPAGYVGVVFSALSGVKPQPLQEGVHFVVPFVDRVNLYDGRLQEMTLRQGVSDGDEGAIRARSKEGLDITADVTVNFRIDRTKAAIMHKELGRNYMVTVVRPQVRSKVRDAIGQFNAADLISTQRQEVEANITRSLTEIFSKNNLLLDSVLLRELRIPESVAKAIEQKQTAEQQVAVEKNRLQQANISAQRAVVEAEGAAKAAVATARGEAQALSLRGRALRENPQLIQLTVAEKLSPGINTVMLPADGNFLLDLKSLSAATKTAD, from the coding sequence ATGAGTGACACCGCAACAACACAGACCCGTGGCTCTTCCGCTCCAGTAAACCCGCCCAGGCAGGTGTCCGGCCGCACGGCCTTTACTGTTGGAGGAGTCGTCCTGGCCGGCCTGCTGCTGGCACAGGGCATCAAGGTGATCCCTGCCGGTTACGTGGGGGTGGTGTTCAGTGCCCTGAGCGGCGTGAAGCCCCAGCCGCTGCAGGAAGGCGTGCACTTCGTGGTGCCGTTTGTGGACCGGGTCAACCTGTATGACGGCCGGCTCCAGGAAATGACCCTGAGGCAGGGTGTCAGCGACGGAGATGAGGGAGCCATTCGGGCCCGCAGCAAGGAAGGCCTGGATATCACAGCCGATGTGACGGTTAACTTCCGCATCGACCGGACCAAGGCGGCCATCATGCACAAGGAACTGGGCCGCAACTACATGGTCACAGTGGTCAGGCCGCAGGTCCGCAGCAAGGTCCGTGACGCGATCGGGCAGTTCAACGCTGCCGATCTGATCAGTACCCAGCGCCAGGAGGTGGAGGCGAACATTACCCGCTCGCTGACCGAGATCTTCTCGAAGAACAATCTGCTGCTCGACAGCGTCCTGCTTCGCGAACTGCGGATTCCGGAAAGTGTGGCCAAGGCCATCGAGCAGAAGCAGACGGCCGAGCAGCAGGTCGCCGTCGAGAAAAACCGGCTTCAGCAGGCCAACATCAGTGCCCAGCGCGCCGTCGTGGAGGCAGAGGGCGCCGCCAAGGCAGCCGTAGCCACGGCCCGGGGTGAAGCACAGGCGCTGTCACTGCGTGGCCGGGCCCTGCGCGAGAACCCACAGCTGATTCAGCTGACCGTGGCCGAAAAGCTGTCGCCGGGCATCAACACCGTGATGCTTCCGGCAGACGGAAATTTTCTGCTGGACCTGAAGTCCCTGAGCGCCGCCACAAAAACAGCCGACTAA
- a CDS encoding response regulator, with protein sequence MTTLFPTPLSASPIEILLVEDSEPDIHLTREAFSEAGIANTLHIARDGVEALELLRCCPDRPRIPRPDVILLDINMPRMNGLELLEELKRDPDLMTIPVIMLTTSQAEEDVLRSYQAYAASYVVKPVEFDRFYEAIRALGRYMLTIVRPPGPGETGGPPPAQ encoded by the coding sequence ATGACCACGCTCTTCCCCACTCCACTTTCCGCTTCCCCGATCGAGATTCTTCTCGTGGAGGACAGCGAACCAGATATTCATCTGACGCGCGAGGCGTTTTCCGAAGCAGGCATTGCCAATACCCTGCATATTGCACGCGACGGGGTGGAAGCTCTCGAACTGCTGCGGTGTTGCCCCGACCGCCCCCGGATTCCCAGGCCAGATGTGATTCTTCTGGACATCAACATGCCCCGAATGAACGGTCTGGAACTGCTGGAGGAGCTCAAACGGGACCCTGACCTGATGACCATTCCCGTGATTATGCTGACCACCAGTCAGGCAGAAGAGGATGTCCTGCGTTCGTATCAGGCCTACGCTGCGAGCTACGTGGTCAAACCCGTGGAATTCGACCGCTTCTATGAGGCCATCCGAGCCCTCGGACGCTACATGTTGACCATCGTTCGCCCTCCAGGTCCTGGAGAGACAGGAGGGCCTCCACCTGCCCAGTAA
- a CDS encoding YchJ family protein — MALPSSPEALMRARYSAYALRDEAFVLDTWHPHTRPTSMDLHDGTRYLGLKVHGASDHEVTFTASLRLPGGERAHLRERSTFAQVDGRWVYVDGVQP, encoded by the coding sequence GTGGCGCTGCCTTCCTCGCCTGAAGCCCTCATGCGTGCCCGTTACAGCGCCTATGCCCTTCGGGACGAGGCTTTCGTCCTGGACACCTGGCATCCGCATACCCGCCCGACCAGCATGGACCTTCACGACGGTACCCGGTACCTGGGCCTGAAAGTACACGGTGCCAGCGACCATGAAGTGACGTTTACCGCCAGTCTGCGGCTTCCTGGGGGCGAGCGGGCCCACCTGCGCGAACGCAGCACCTTTGCGCAGGTGGATGGCCGCTGGGTCTACGTCGACGGCGTTCAGCCCTGA
- a CDS encoding DegV family protein: MTTSPFSIITDGGLDAFPSLLNSVPVAPFALNFGSTTYRMNEITREELYEKLRTDPEHPTSSQPTPQDWVTAAQESGAAQILAVTISAGLSGSRNAAEQARSLNPDLTWHIHDSGTLSAAQAFQVHAASTAVQRGESVEVALDWMQRVHQETELYFTIETLEYLRRGGRIGRVQATLGGLLNLKPVITVDKSTGQYTNVGRARTYRSAIEAVATQVTQKYGEGTPLRLGLLYGSVREDADTALEILRGRHPIVWSDFAPVNPVLNIHTGPRALGIAAAAGAWPWER, from the coding sequence ATGACCACTTCCCCGTTCAGCATCATCACCGATGGCGGCCTCGACGCGTTTCCCAGCCTGCTCAACTCTGTTCCGGTCGCGCCGTTCGCCTTGAACTTCGGCTCGACGACCTACCGCATGAACGAAATTACACGGGAGGAACTGTACGAGAAGTTGCGGACCGATCCTGAGCACCCCACCAGCAGTCAGCCCACGCCGCAGGACTGGGTGACGGCCGCTCAGGAAAGTGGAGCCGCACAGATCCTGGCCGTGACCATCAGTGCCGGGCTGAGTGGCAGCCGGAATGCTGCGGAGCAGGCGCGAAGCCTGAATCCCGACCTGACCTGGCACATCCATGACAGCGGTACCCTGAGCGCTGCTCAGGCTTTTCAGGTGCATGCCGCCAGCACCGCAGTCCAGCGCGGTGAAAGTGTAGAAGTCGCGCTGGACTGGATGCAGAGAGTTCACCAGGAAACAGAACTGTACTTCACTATCGAGACACTGGAATATCTGCGCCGGGGCGGGCGGATAGGCCGGGTACAGGCCACACTGGGAGGGCTGCTTAACCTGAAGCCGGTGATCACGGTCGACAAGAGCACCGGCCAGTACACCAATGTCGGCCGGGCCCGCACCTACCGCAGCGCCATAGAAGCGGTGGCCACCCAGGTCACTCAGAAGTACGGGGAAGGCACCCCCCTGCGCCTGGGCCTGCTGTATGGCAGTGTGCGCGAAGACGCGGACACCGCCCTTGAGATTCTGCGCGGCCGGCACCCGATTGTCTGGTCTGACTTTGCCCCGGTTAATCCGGTGCTCAACATCCACACCGGGCCGCGCGCCCTGGGAATTGCGGCTGCAGCCGGGGCGTGGCCCTGGGAACGCTGA